The genomic DNA ATTCGGTAACACACGAGCTGAAGAGTCCGCTGGCCTCGCTTTTGTTGATGGTACAAACGCTGCAGCGACACCACTTAGATGAAGCACGCCGTGGAGAGTTGCTCGAGATGATGGCCGATGACATCGACAGACTTTCCGTATTTGTCGATGACGTTTTGGTCGCCAGCCGGGTAGCCTTTGGTAAAACAACGCACCGGCTCACCGAGGTGAATTTAGAAGAGTTGATTCAGCAATGCATTGTTCGAGTCTCCAAGCGCTACAAGTTGGACAAAGACAGTGTGCAGGCCACTATTCCCGATGGCTTCACTTTGAACTCTGATGAGACTCTCTTGGAAGTTATCTTGAATAACCTCCTGGACAACGCGGTGAAGTATTCAGATAAACCCATCGAAGTGAGGCTGGATGTTAGCCGTTCAGCGCCAGCGAAGATTCAAATCAATGTTTCGGACAATGGCATCGGCATTCCTAAAAACTCTCAAAAACGAGTTTTCGACCGCTTTTATAGGGTACCGGGTGAGGAAGTGAACATGCGCCGCGGTACAGGACTGGGTCTTTTCGTGGTGGCAAGCCTTGTGAAAAGCCTGGAAGGGCAGGTAAAAGCTACCGAAGGTATACAAGGCCGCGGTACGACCATCTCAGTGGTGTTACCGATGGACAAGCAGGTAGAGTCATGAGTGAAGCAGAAATAGAAAATGATGATACTCGGTACCGCTTGCTGGTTGTCGAGGATGAGCTTCACTTAGCTCGTGGCCTTAAGCTGAACCTTGAACTCGACGGATACGATGTGGAGCTTGCCGGAACAGGGCGAGAAGCGAGCGAAATGCTGCTTAATCCCGAAGGTTTTAATCTAATCGTTCTTGATGTGATGCTTCCGGATATCGACGGGTTTACCCTCTGCCGCCAATTGAGAAAGTCAGGTATCTATCTTCCTGTGTTGATGCTGACGGCACGCCATACTGCATCTGATAGGGTTCAAGGTCTTGATGCAGGCGCTGATGATTATTTGACGAAGCCATTTGAGCTTTCTGAGCTTCTCGCTCGGGTGCGTTCATTGCTGCGCCGCCGTCAATGGGAACAGTCATCAGAGCAGCGTGAAAAGCCTGAGACGTCGGTGACCTTTGGAAAGGTACACATCAACTTTGATACCCACGAAGTTTTGGTGGGCGATGAGCCGGTGGACTTGACGCAGCTTGAGCTGGATTTGATTCGGTACTTTATGGAAAATCCGGGCAGGGTTTTGAGCCGAGACGAGCTGCTTGAGAAAGTTTGGAAGCTGAAGAACTATCCAAACACCCGCACGGTCGATAACTTTATCGTTCGTTTGCGAAAACACTTCGAACCAGATCCTCGGCACCCGATGTATTTTAAATCGGTTCGTGGGGCCGGTTATAAGTTCGTTTTACCCTGACTCCGGGCAATTGGTCCTGTCGAAATAGTCCAATTACAATAAATTTACACCATTTTAACGCACAATTGACTCACTTTTGAGAACGCTGGGTCATATTGGCTTCAATTAAAATCGGGCATGGTTTCGATATTGGAGTATGCGATGCAAGCACCCGCAAATTTTACGATGCAGCAAGAACACAAAAAGACCGTACGCCGCCTGCGCGACTATGAGTGGTCGGGAGCCATCCCAATGCTCCTGGTGCATTTATCGGTTTTCGGTGCTATTTGGACCGGGGTTACACTCGAGTCTGTTGTGTGTTGTGCTGTTTTATATTCGGTACGCATGTGGGCGGTGACGGCGGGTTACCATCGCTATTTTTCTCATCGTAGTTTTAAAACCGGTCGAATCTTTCAATTTGTTTTAGCCTTCTTGGCTCAATGCAGTGCGCAGCGAGGCGCCATTTGGTGGGCAGCTCATCACCGGGTACACCATAAAAAATCGGACCAGCCTGGAGATGCTCACTCACCTGTTGTGGATGGCTTCTGGTATTCTCATATTGGTTGGCTCTTTTATAAAAACAGTGAGACGGAGTGGAGTCAGATTAAAGACTTCGCCAAATACCCTGAACTGGTTTGGCTCAATAAGCATTTTCTCGTCCCACCAGTTTTGATGGCCTTGGCAACAGTTTGGCTTTTTGGGATGCCCGGTCTTTTGATTGGCTTTATGCTCAGTACCGTTTTCACATGGCACACAACGTTCGCCATCAATTCATTAACGCATGTTTTTGGGAAGCGCCGATATGAAACTTCTGACGACAGTCGAAACCATTGGCTCCTGGCACTCCTGACACTGGGAGAGGGCTGGCACAACAATCATCACTACTATCAGTCGGCGGCTCGGTGCGGTTTTTATTGGTGGGAAGTGGATATCACTTGGTATGTGCTCAAGGGTCTAAGCTGGCTTGGGATTGTTTGGGATCTTCGAGAGATCCCAGATCATGTTCGTGACAACGGTGGCAAGAAGGTCAACCAAGTTGTGGCATCCGCTAATTAAAGAGTAATCTCAAAGCTTTAAGACCAAGGGGTCTCTTCTATATGGAGTCTAGAACGACTTCTGTTTCCGGCGGTTGTGTTTCGTGTGGGCGAATGTCTTCGACCATCAATTGCAGATTCTCACGGCCACGAAAAACATTACGCTCAATGCGGTAAGCAACGTCTATCTTTTCTGGCATCTTGTTCATGTAGGGACCAAACCCAAAGGCAATGGCATCGATGCCGCGCTCGCCTAGGTTTAACTTTAAATGGTCTTTGCCAACGATGCGTCTGTCTCGAATAGAGACACCTCGAGAAACAAGAAGGGGTTCTGGGTTCTTTTGCCCAAATGGCCCCAGAGCTGCTAATTCGTCGACCATTTGCAGTTCAAGCGTTTCGGCGTCCATCTCCAGATCTGGTTGAAGGACCGGAATGTAGGGCGGGGCACCGATGGAGCTTTGAACAACACCAATAAAGTCTCGCCGAAAGCCTTCAATATTATCTTCTGCGATGGTGAGGCCCGCAGCCGCTTTGTGTCCGCCGAACCGTTCAAGATGATGAGCTGCGGTTTCAATGCCACTGTAAATATCAAATCCTGGGATGCTGCGGGCAGAGCCTTTGCCTCCCTCTCCGATAACGATGGTCGGCCTGTGAAAACGTCGCACCAGGCGGCTGGCCACCAAGCCGAGTACACCGGGGTGCCACTGCGGGTGGTAGATAACCAATGCGGCATAGTTGAGGTAGCCTTCATTTTCTACGGCATCGATGGCGCTTTCCACGGCGGCTTGCTCTATTTGCCGACGGTTTTGGTTGGCATCATCGAGAGCTTGAGCCAGTGCTTCGGCTTGCTTGATATCGTGGGTGAGCATGAGATCAACGGCTGCTCCGGCATGGTCCAAGCGACCGCGGGCGTTGATGCGAGGCCCGATTTTAAACCCAAGGTCAGAGGCGCAGATACGGTCGGCTTCGACATCGGAGACCTTCATCAAAGCTTTGAGACCGGGGCGAGCGGCATGAGACATTTGGCGCAGCCCCGCGAAGACGAGAGCTCGGTTGTTGCCGCAAATAGGAACCATATCTGCAACTGTTGCAACCGCGACAATATCTAAAAGTGTGCGCACATCGGGCTCTCGGCCATCTTTAAAAAAGTCTCGATCTCGTAGCTCACGTCGTAAACCAGCTACCAGGATGAAGGCGACGCCGGCCGCGCAAAGCTCTTTGAAGGGATAGTTGCAGTCGGGGCGATGGGGGTTGAGGCATGCGACCGCTGGCGGCATGGCTTCAGGCACTTGGTGATGGTCAACAATAATCACATCAAGACCGGCCTCGTTGGCCGCGCAGACTTCATCATAAGCTGTGATGCCGCAATCGGTTGTAATCAGTACTTTGGACTGCGTCGCAATATTTAAGACAGCGTCTACATTAAGTCCGTAACCCTCCGCGCGTCGATCTGGGATATAGAAACTCACGACGGCGCCTACCTGACGGAGAAATTCGACAAGTACGGTCGTTGAGCAGACGCCGTCCACATCATAATCGCCATAGACCGTGATGGGTTCCCCGGAGGTAATAGCCTCGCAAAGACGCGAGACTGCGGGCTCCATATCTGCCATAAGTCGTGGATCATGTAGTGTTTTTAGAGACTTATCGAGATATTCAGGGATATCTTCGGTTTGAATGCCACGGCTTCCTAGGATGGTCATTAGCCAGGGGGCCAAGGGAGTTGGTTGTGGATGGCTCTTCATCTCGGGCCAAACCCACTTTTTACCGGTGTAACTCAAATCGCTCATATCCACCTCCTGATTACGTCTCATACGCCTTTGCCCTGACATTTTCACCAGTCTTCGCGTTGGACTCATTTCTTGATATACTAGAAGCGGGCGTCCAGGGAGGGATGCAAGA from Deltaproteobacteria bacterium includes the following:
- a CDS encoding response regulator transcription factor, which gives rise to MSEAEIENDDTRYRLLVVEDELHLARGLKLNLELDGYDVELAGTGREASEMLLNPEGFNLIVLDVMLPDIDGFTLCRQLRKSGIYLPVLMLTARHTASDRVQGLDAGADDYLTKPFELSELLARVRSLLRRRQWEQSSEQREKPETSVTFGKVHINFDTHEVLVGDEPVDLTQLELDLIRYFMENPGRVLSRDELLEKVWKLKNYPNTRTVDNFIVRLRKHFEPDPRHPMYFKSVRGAGYKFVLP
- the recJ gene encoding single-stranded-DNA-specific exonuclease RecJ, producing the protein MSDLSYTGKKWVWPEMKSHPQPTPLAPWLMTILGSRGIQTEDIPEYLDKSLKTLHDPRLMADMEPAVSRLCEAITSGEPITVYGDYDVDGVCSTTVLVEFLRQVGAVVSFYIPDRRAEGYGLNVDAVLNIATQSKVLITTDCGITAYDEVCAANEAGLDVIIVDHHQVPEAMPPAVACLNPHRPDCNYPFKELCAAGVAFILVAGLRRELRDRDFFKDGREPDVRTLLDIVAVATVADMVPICGNNRALVFAGLRQMSHAARPGLKALMKVSDVEADRICASDLGFKIGPRINARGRLDHAGAAVDLMLTHDIKQAEALAQALDDANQNRRQIEQAAVESAIDAVENEGYLNYAALVIYHPQWHPGVLGLVASRLVRRFHRPTIVIGEGGKGSARSIPGFDIYSGIETAAHHLERFGGHKAAAGLTIAEDNIEGFRRDFIGVVQSSIGAPPYIPVLQPDLEMDAETLELQMVDELAALGPFGQKNPEPLLVSRGVSIRDRRIVGKDHLKLNLGERGIDAIAFGFGPYMNKMPEKIDVAYRIERNVFRGRENLQLMVEDIRPHETQPPETEVVLDSI
- a CDS encoding acyl-CoA desaturase, which encodes MQQEHKKTVRRLRDYEWSGAIPMLLVHLSVFGAIWTGVTLESVVCCAVLYSVRMWAVTAGYHRYFSHRSFKTGRIFQFVLAFLAQCSAQRGAIWWAAHHRVHHKKSDQPGDAHSPVVDGFWYSHIGWLFYKNSETEWSQIKDFAKYPELVWLNKHFLVPPVLMALATVWLFGMPGLLIGFMLSTVFTWHTTFAINSLTHVFGKRRYETSDDSRNHWLLALLTLGEGWHNNHHYYQSAARCGFYWWEVDITWYVLKGLSWLGIVWDLREIPDHVRDNGGKKVNQVVASAN